The following nucleotide sequence is from Methylocella sp..
GGCGGAATCGACCGTGGCGCCGCCGTCAACGGGTTGATCGAGAAAGATTTGGTGCTCGATTTCGCCAAAGCTCTGGCTGCGAAACTAGAGACGGATGGGCGTTACCAGCCCGTCATGACGCGCGAGGACGACAGTTTTATTCCCCTTGGCGAACGAGTGAGGATGGCGCGCGATCGGAAAGTAGCGCTGTTCGTCTCGATTCATGCCGACACGCTGGCCGATGCGACGGATGTCTCCGGCGCGACGGTCTATACCGCTTCGGATCGCGCTTCAGACGCCGAAGCCGCGCGCGTCGCCGAGAAGGAAAACCAATCGGACGCCGCGGCGGGTCTTGATGGAACTGATGACGCCGGCAACGTCTCCGACATTCTGTATGATTTGACGAGACGCGAAACCCGCGCCTACAGCCACGTCTTCGCTCATACTTTGCTGAATTATTGGAAGGTGGCGGCGCGACTTAATAAGAATCCGCAGCGGTCGGCGGGTTTCCGGGTTCTGAAGGCGCCTGATGTGCCTTCAGTTCTGGTGGAGCTCGGCTATCTTTCCAACGAAAAAGACGATATCGCGCTGACTTCGCCAGATTGGCGCGACAAGGCGTCCAGCCGCATGGCCGAGGCCATCGAAGCATTTTTCGCCGCGCGAGGCGAGACGGCAATCTTTGCCCCCGAGGATAAGGATCAGGCGCCGGTTGGGACGATTCCAGACGCGCCTGCCGGCTCAGGATCTGCGCCGGATGACAATTTTTCGGCTGAAAAAGCAGCGTCGCCCGAGGCGTCCGCAGATTTGGCGACAAAAGCGAATTGAAGTGTGGGGCGATCGGATCTAACCGAGGCGGCGTCAATCGAAATAGCGAATTCGGTCTGGCGTCCGGCAGCTTGACAAACTATTAACACAAAAGCGCCGCAGGGATGAGCGATCAGCTTTGTCGTCGGCTTTGGGCGCCGAGCGCATTTGTTAATTTGGTTGCTGAAAAGGCCCGTTCGCATGCAGCTTATTGCCCGGTTACTCGGTTTTATTTTCGCCACTGGCGCGATTGTTTTTGTTGTCGCAGCTTGTGCGGCCGGACTGCTGGTCTGGAAATTCGAACAAGACCTCCCCGATTATACACAGCTCAAGAACTATGAGCCGAAAGTGATGACGCGCGTTCACGCCGGCGACGGCTCTCTCGTCGCCGAATATGCGCATGAACGGCGCCTCTATCTGCCCAGCGCCGCCATTCCAGCTCTCGTCAAAGACGCCTTCCTATCGGCTGAGGACAAGAATTTTTACTCCCATGCGGGCGTCGATCCAGAAGGCATCGTTCGCGCCTTCGTCGTGCTGGTCCAGGGCGGCAAAAGAGTTCAAGGCGCCTCGACCATTACACAGCAGGTCGCCAAGAATTTTCTGTTGACGAATGAGCGCTCCTTTGAACGCAAAATCAGAGAGGCTTTGCTGGCGTTTCGCATCGAGGGCGCCTATTCAAAGGATAAGATCCTCGAACTCTATCTGAACGAAATCTATCTCGGTCTTGGCAATTATGGCGTCGCTGCAGCGGCCCTGAATTACTTCGACAAGTCGGTGCACGAACTCACCATTGCGCAAGCAGCTTATCTCGCGGCTTTGCCGAAGGCACCTAATAATTATCATCCCTTCCTGAAACGGGAACGGGCGATCGAGCGGCGCAATTGGGTGATCGACCGTATGGTCGAGAACGGCTACGTCTCACGTGCGGATGGCGAGAAGGCCAAGGCCGAACCGCTTGGCGTCAACCCGCGCGTTCTCTCGCCGAATTCGATCGCCGCCGGATATTTCGCGGAAGAGGTCCGCCGCGAACTCGGCGAGCGCTATGGCGAAAAGAAGCTTTACGAGGGCGGCCTATCAGTCCGCACGACGCTCGATCCGAAAATGCAGCTTATGGCGCGCCGCGCTTTGGTTGACGGTCTCGTGCGCTACGATGAAGCGCATGGCTTTCGCGGACCGATGCGTCATATTGATATTAGCCAAGATTGGGGAGTTTCACTCGCCGACATTCCGATTCTCGGCGATGTCTCGCCTTGGCGTTTAGCTGTGATTATTGATGCGAATGAGACCGGCGCGCGAATAGGCCTGCAACCAAAACGAGAAAAATCCGGCGAAGTTGAGCGCGAGCGTGAATCAGGAACGCTCACCAATGTCGGCATGCATTGGACGCGAGGCGCTGGCGCGCGATCATCGCTTGGGCCCGGCGACGTCGTCTATGTTGAGCCGATCGACGGCAAGCCCGGCCAGTATAGGCTGCGCCAGATCCCCGAAGTCAGCGGCGCCATCATCGCGATGGATCCCTATACCGGCCGCGTCTTTGCGATGGTCGGCGGGTTCTCCTTCGATCAATCCGAGTTCAACCGCGCGACGCAGGCTCTGCGTCAGCCGGGCTCCTCCTTCAAGCCTTTCGTCTACGCAACAGCGCTCGATAATGGCTATACGCCATCCTCGATCGTGCTTGATGCGCCAATCGAAATCGATCAGGGCGCCGGCCTTGGCGTTTGGCGGCCGGAGAATTTCGAAGGCAAGTCGAGCGGTCCGCATACTTTGCGCTATGGCGTCGAGCATTCGATCAACCAGATGACCGTCCGGCTCGCCCGCGATGTCGGAATGCCGCTGATTGTGGAATACGCCAAGCGTTTTGGCATTTATGACGATCTGCCGCCATTTCTGTCCATGTCGCTCGGCTCAGGCGAGACGACCTTGCTCCGCATGACGACCGCCTATTCGATGCTGGCCAATGGCGGCAAGAGGATCAAGGCGACCCTCATCGACCGCATCCAGGATCGCTGGGGCCATACGCTCTACCGCCATGACGAGCGCACATGCGAAGGTTGCGACGCCGCGAAGTGGGAGAACCAGCCGGAGCCGAAACTGATCGACAATCGCGAGCAGGTGCTGGATCCGCTTACCGCCTATCAGATCACCTCGATCATGGAAGGCGTGATCCAGCGCGGAACCGGGCAGGCGATCAGGGAGGTCGGCAAACATTTGGCGGGCAAAACCGGCACGACCAACGAGGCCAAGGATCTGTGGTTCGTCGGCTATTCGCCCGACCTCGCCGTCGGCGTTTTCATGGGTTACGACCAGCCGCGGTCGCTGGGCGATTCAGCGCAAGCCGCGCAATACACAGCGCCGATTTTCCGCGATTTCATGAAGATGGCGCTGAAAGACAAGCCCGACGTGCCGTTTCGCGTACCGCCGGGGATCAAGCTGATCTCGGTCGACGCAAAGTCCGGCATGCGCTCGAGCGGCTCCGGCACCATACTCGAGGCGTTCAAGCCCGGCACGGCGCCGCCCGATTCTTACGCCGCAAGCGAGTCAAGCCCGCGCGCGCAAGCCGTCAATCCTGACGCGGACCGGCTTGTGGGAACTGGGACGGGAGGCTTGTATTAAGCTCCCCTCCGCCAGCGTCTCTCATGGCTGACTTGAGGGCTTGGACGAATAACGGCCCTTAACGTCTTCTATGTCCTCAAGCATCCGCTTCATATCCCGAATGGCCTTTTCTTCCTTATGGGTCAACGGGCGATCGGGGTGAAAATGGTCGAGCAATACGGCGAGCGCGTCCTCGATCCGGCCAATCTGCTTGCCGTAGCTCGCGACCTCGGAGATGACTTTTTCCTCAACCTTCGGGTCTGAGGATTTTCCCATATTGACGCTGATGAGGCTGAACTGGTCGCCGATTGAACTGAGAAATCCGGTGAGCCAGCTAAAAGATTGGGTGACGTCGCCCGA
It contains:
- a CDS encoding N-acetylmuramoyl-L-alanine amidase encodes the protein MVCKTAASTLIALATGIAALALAASISLGELKAEERAVPADQAPAQPAAVDQTLAEAATLEDSGDQASLVFELSASVDASAFVMASPDRVIVDAPQLQFLIDPEIGKASTPRRRAANPVKSIIKSAGLIASFRFGQLGPGRSRIVIDLGAPARIVRASCEKGDATRKPRLVIELAKTNSAHFAADAQNARAALAPPAQTRIADKIQTAAGKPIVMIDPGHGGIDRGAAVNGLIEKDLVLDFAKALAAKLETDGRYQPVMTREDDSFIPLGERVRMARDRKVALFVSIHADTLADATDVSGATVYTASDRASDAEAARVAEKENQSDAAAGLDGTDDAGNVSDILYDLTRRETRAYSHVFAHTLLNYWKVAARLNKNPQRSAGFRVLKAPDVPSVLVELGYLSNEKDDIALTSPDWRDKASSRMAEAIEAFFAARGETAIFAPEDKDQAPVGTIPDAPAGSGSAPDDNFSAEKAASPEASADLATKAN
- a CDS encoding penicillin-binding protein 1A codes for the protein MQLIARLLGFIFATGAIVFVVAACAAGLLVWKFEQDLPDYTQLKNYEPKVMTRVHAGDGSLVAEYAHERRLYLPSAAIPALVKDAFLSAEDKNFYSHAGVDPEGIVRAFVVLVQGGKRVQGASTITQQVAKNFLLTNERSFERKIREALLAFRIEGAYSKDKILELYLNEIYLGLGNYGVAAAALNYFDKSVHELTIAQAAYLAALPKAPNNYHPFLKRERAIERRNWVIDRMVENGYVSRADGEKAKAEPLGVNPRVLSPNSIAAGYFAEEVRRELGERYGEKKLYEGGLSVRTTLDPKMQLMARRALVDGLVRYDEAHGFRGPMRHIDISQDWGVSLADIPILGDVSPWRLAVIIDANETGARIGLQPKREKSGEVERERESGTLTNVGMHWTRGAGARSSLGPGDVVYVEPIDGKPGQYRLRQIPEVSGAIIAMDPYTGRVFAMVGGFSFDQSEFNRATQALRQPGSSFKPFVYATALDNGYTPSSIVLDAPIEIDQGAGLGVWRPENFEGKSSGPHTLRYGVEHSINQMTVRLARDVGMPLIVEYAKRFGIYDDLPPFLSMSLGSGETTLLRMTTAYSMLANGGKRIKATLIDRIQDRWGHTLYRHDERTCEGCDAAKWENQPEPKLIDNREQVLDPLTAYQITSIMEGVIQRGTGQAIREVGKHLAGKTGTTNEAKDLWFVGYSPDLAVGVFMGYDQPRSLGDSAQAAQYTAPIFRDFMKMALKDKPDVPFRVPPGIKLISVDAKSGMRSSGSGTILEAFKPGTAPPDSYAASESSPRAQAVNPDADRLVGTGTGGLY